The proteins below come from a single Streptomyces sp. M92 genomic window:
- a CDS encoding DEAD/DEAH box helicase translates to MGRGERDTVARGTRLYEAAQAVVGDHGRAVEAVRAALKPIHDAVVKRELDAIPVARLQDVTEGRLRLGSVERSGLRTVGGVLEAGPYRLRQIPGVGQRTVDQMLAAARRLSEAVHETVAVHIDVDRPEPSTTALVMALHVLVEAGPDARRAVDKATILAERLGPLLADAGPAAGRVRMLLAGREKKARAWAAVAETRSLVDEAERAGLPELLAQASVDLLRGLSSDVAAWVDFELRSAEYYSLLAEISGRLPDAAAAEGFLPDEIAERVRTQHLDDTHRRVSLRGYQSFGARFALAQRKVILGDEMGLGKTIQAIAVLAHLAAEGQSHFMVVCPASVLVNWTREIEARSALRVMVLHGSDRHYAFTDWKERGGVGVTTFDALRGFPVPGGREVGLLVVDEAHSVKNPKTKRSQSVALWTERCERSLFMTGTPMENRVVEFRNLVQMLDGNVADSLGERDALAGSVAFRKAVAPVYLRRNQEDVLTELPSLQQTDEWEELSASDEEAYREAVRAGNFMAMRRAAYMRPEKSAKLDRLREIVQEAGENGQKTVIFSNFKDVLGVVQGALAAGTARATPVFGPLTGGVPAQRRQEIVDDFAGVQGPAVLLGQIQAAGVGLNMQAASVVVICEPQIKPTVEHQAVARAHRMGQVRPVCVHRLLATGGVDERMVKMLEAKTHLFDAYARRSAVAEATPDAVDVSDTELARRIVEEEQARLGMTDERLMSAE, encoded by the coding sequence GTGGGGCGTGGCGAGCGGGACACAGTCGCGAGGGGAACGCGACTGTACGAGGCGGCGCAGGCAGTGGTCGGTGACCATGGACGGGCAGTGGAGGCGGTACGGGCGGCACTGAAGCCGATCCATGATGCGGTGGTGAAGCGGGAGCTCGACGCCATTCCCGTCGCCCGGCTGCAGGACGTCACCGAAGGACGGCTGCGGCTGGGGAGCGTCGAGAGGAGCGGACTGCGCACCGTGGGCGGTGTTCTCGAAGCGGGCCCCTACCGGCTGCGGCAGATTCCGGGTGTAGGGCAGCGCACCGTCGACCAGATGCTCGCCGCCGCCCGCCGGCTCTCCGAGGCCGTGCACGAGACCGTGGCCGTCCACATCGACGTGGACCGGCCGGAACCGAGCACCACTGCGCTCGTCATGGCCCTGCATGTCCTGGTGGAGGCCGGCCCGGACGCCCGGCGTGCGGTCGACAAGGCCACCATCCTGGCGGAACGGCTCGGTCCGCTGCTGGCCGACGCTGGGCCCGCCGCCGGAAGGGTCCGGATGCTGCTGGCCGGCCGGGAGAAGAAGGCTCGCGCGTGGGCGGCGGTCGCCGAGACCCGGTCGCTGGTGGACGAGGCGGAGCGGGCCGGCCTGCCAGAGCTGCTCGCCCAGGCGTCGGTGGACCTGCTCCGGGGGCTCTCGTCCGACGTCGCGGCCTGGGTGGACTTCGAACTCCGCTCCGCCGAGTACTACAGCCTGCTCGCCGAGATTTCCGGGCGGCTGCCGGATGCGGCTGCCGCAGAGGGCTTTCTGCCGGACGAGATTGCGGAGCGGGTACGGACCCAGCACCTCGACGACACGCACCGGCGGGTCTCCCTGCGCGGTTACCAGTCGTTCGGCGCACGGTTCGCGCTTGCGCAGCGCAAGGTGATACTCGGCGACGAGATGGGCCTCGGGAAGACCATCCAGGCGATCGCCGTCCTCGCGCACCTGGCCGCCGAGGGGCAGAGTCACTTCATGGTCGTCTGCCCGGCGAGCGTCCTCGTGAACTGGACACGGGAGATCGAGGCCCGCAGCGCCCTGCGCGTCATGGTGCTCCATGGTTCCGACCGGCACTACGCGTTCACCGACTGGAAAGAGCGGGGCGGCGTTGGGGTGACCACGTTCGACGCGCTGCGCGGCTTTCCGGTACCGGGCGGCCGGGAGGTCGGGCTGCTGGTAGTCGACGAAGCGCACTCCGTGAAGAACCCGAAGACCAAGCGGTCTCAGTCGGTCGCCCTGTGGACGGAGCGTTGTGAGCGCAGCCTCTTCATGACCGGAACCCCGATGGAGAACCGGGTCGTGGAGTTCCGCAACCTGGTCCAGATGCTCGACGGCAACGTCGCGGACTCCCTCGGTGAACGGGACGCGTTGGCCGGATCGGTCGCCTTCCGCAAGGCGGTGGCCCCGGTCTACCTGCGGCGCAACCAGGAGGACGTGCTGACGGAACTCCCGAGCCTCCAGCAGACCGACGAGTGGGAGGAGCTGAGCGCTTCGGACGAGGAGGCGTACCGCGAAGCCGTGCGCGCGGGCAACTTCATGGCCATGCGCAGGGCCGCGTACATGCGCCCCGAGAAGTCGGCCAAGTTGGACCGGCTCCGGGAGATCGTTCAGGAGGCCGGCGAGAACGGGCAGAAGACGGTGATCTTCTCCAACTTCAAGGACGTACTGGGCGTGGTGCAAGGGGCCCTCGCGGCCGGAACCGCCAGGGCCACTCCGGTGTTCGGCCCGCTGACCGGCGGCGTTCCGGCCCAGCGTCGCCAAGAGATCGTCGACGACTTCGCCGGTGTCCAGGGCCCGGCCGTGCTCCTGGGGCAGATCCAGGCAGCGGGCGTCGGCCTCAACATGCAGGCTGCCTCCGTAGTCGTGATCTGCGAACCCCAGATCAAGCCGACCGTCGAGCATCAGGCGGTGGCCCGGGCTCACCGTATGGGCCAGGTCAGGCCGGTCTGCGTGCACCGTCTCCTCGCCACCGGAGGCGTGGACGAACGCATGGTGAAGATGCTGGAAGCCAAGACGCACCTGTTCGATGCCTATGCCCGCCGCAGCGCCGTGGCAGAAGCCACCCCGGACGCGGTCGACGTGTCGGACACCGAGCTGGCACGTCGGATCGTCGAGGAGGAACAGGCACGTCTGGGTATGACGGACGAGAGGCTCATGTCGGCCGAGTGA
- a CDS encoding DUF6000 family protein, whose product MPSRHPAEVGHGHVVETYVTRTYGGLPRYFVLNAGRFLGPRWWWHTARFTRHLIADAAAINDEELEALLGYEWRSRLTAGWLIGVDRRERFRARVGDLLLASEVCYSGGAYCFALARFGTHADAEILTAYLDRYLPRTDLHYDQPAALGALLRLDALLGTRQADRFTEPDGLWDEWTKGVGRLGYPARTPTEQRRRTDLACDFANGWTLP is encoded by the coding sequence ATGCCGTCCCGGCACCCCGCGGAAGTCGGCCACGGCCACGTGGTCGAGACCTACGTGACGAGGACGTACGGCGGCCTCCCGCGCTATTTCGTCCTGAATGCCGGGCGGTTCCTGGGCCCCCGGTGGTGGTGGCACACCGCACGCTTCACCCGGCACCTGATCGCTGACGCCGCCGCGATCAACGACGAGGAACTGGAAGCCCTGCTCGGGTACGAATGGCGCTCGCGTCTCACCGCCGGCTGGCTGATCGGCGTCGACCGCCGCGAACGGTTCCGAGCACGCGTCGGCGACCTGCTCCTGGCCAGCGAGGTCTGCTACTCCGGCGGCGCCTACTGCTTCGCCCTGGCCCGATTCGGCACCCACGCCGACGCCGAGATCCTCACCGCCTACCTCGACCGCTACCTCCCCCGCACCGACCTCCACTACGACCAGCCCGCCGCCCTGGGCGCCCTCCTCCGCCTCGACGCCCTCCTCGGTACCCGCCAGGCCGACCGCTTCACGGAGCCCGACGGCCTCTGGGACGAGTGGACCAAAGGTGTGGGACGCCTCGGTTACCCTGCCCGCACCCCCACCGAGCAGCGCCGCCGGACGGACCTCGCATGCGACTTCGCCAACGGCTGGACCCTGCCCTAG
- a CDS encoding DinB family protein gives MPSTPRPASRRDTPPPRTGSSEAETLRGFLDYLRDSIAAKVDGAPEPRVRTAAVPSGTNLLGLLNHLTHVERAVFLGAEVRDWPATFRAAPDDTVAEVVARYRETVEHANRALDTCADLGAPLPRPRPGRPAPSVRWALTHLIEETGRHAGHADILRELIDGTTGR, from the coding sequence ATGCCCAGCACGCCCCGTCCCGCCAGCCGCCGGGACACCCCTCCGCCCCGCACCGGCAGCAGCGAGGCCGAGACCCTGCGCGGGTTCCTCGACTACCTCCGGGACTCGATCGCCGCCAAGGTCGACGGCGCCCCGGAACCGCGGGTCCGCACGGCCGCGGTGCCGTCCGGCACGAATCTGCTCGGGCTGCTCAACCACCTGACCCATGTCGAGCGCGCGGTCTTCCTCGGGGCGGAGGTGCGGGACTGGCCGGCGACGTTCCGCGCGGCGCCGGACGACACCGTGGCCGAGGTCGTCGCCCGCTACCGGGAGACCGTCGAGCACGCGAACCGGGCACTCGACACGTGCGCCGACCTCGGCGCACCGCTCCCCCGCCCACGCCCGGGCCGCCCCGCCCCCAGCGTCCGCTGGGCCCTCACCCACCTGATCGAGGAAACCGGCCGCCACGCGGGCCACGCGGACATCCTGCGCGAACTGATCGACGGGACGACGGGACGGTGA
- a CDS encoding class I SAM-dependent methyltransferase, whose product MSATDAIAFWDGLYAARPTATDPRPNARLVETIADLPPGEVLDLGCGDGGDALWLARRGWRVTAVDISPVAAERLAGRARAHGLGDLIDAAPHDLRTSFPGGRFDLICAHYLHTPFELDRPAVLRTAAHALRPGGRLLVVDHGSTAPWSWDQDPDARYPTAREVAADLGLDPATWPVERADAPRRTATGPGGRTAEVIDHVLIVRRDG is encoded by the coding sequence ATGAGCGCGACGGACGCGATCGCCTTCTGGGACGGCCTGTACGCGGCCCGCCCGACGGCCACCGACCCCCGCCCCAACGCCCGGCTCGTCGAGACCATCGCGGACCTGCCGCCCGGCGAGGTGCTGGACCTCGGCTGCGGCGACGGCGGCGACGCGCTGTGGCTCGCCCGCCGCGGCTGGCGCGTCACCGCCGTCGACATCTCACCGGTGGCGGCCGAGCGGCTGGCCGGACGGGCCCGCGCACACGGTCTCGGCGACCTGATCGACGCCGCACCGCACGACCTGCGCACCTCCTTCCCCGGGGGCCGCTTCGACCTGATCTGCGCGCACTACCTCCACACCCCCTTCGAGCTCGACCGGCCGGCGGTCCTGCGCACGGCCGCGCACGCCCTGCGCCCCGGCGGGCGACTGCTGGTCGTCGACCACGGCTCGACCGCGCCGTGGTCGTGGGACCAGGACCCGGACGCCCGGTACCCCACCGCGCGGGAGGTCGCGGCGGACCTCGGTCTCGACCCGGCGACGTGGCCGGTAGAGCGGGCGGACGCACCGCGGAGGACCGCGACCGGCCCGGGCGGACGCACCGCGGAGGTCATCGACCACGTCCTGATCGTCCGCCGCGACGGCTGA
- a CDS encoding helix-turn-helix domain-containing protein, with product MGDAGTDDVLDAVGPRLRALRRERGITLAHLSAATGVSESTLSRLESGQRRATLELLLPLARIYDVPLDDLVGAPRTGDPRIHLKPIRRFGMVFVPLSRRPGGTQAFKMIIPSRPAPLEPTPQTHEGFEWLYVLSGRLRLLVGERDLTLSPGEAAEFDTSLPHWLGSADGGAVELLVLFGLQGVRAHVRGGG from the coding sequence ATGGGCGACGCCGGAACGGACGACGTACTCGATGCCGTGGGCCCGCGTCTGCGTGCCCTGCGCCGGGAGCGGGGCATCACCCTCGCCCACCTCTCGGCGGCGACCGGCGTGTCCGAGAGCACCCTGTCCCGGCTGGAGAGCGGACAGCGCCGGGCGACCCTGGAACTGCTGCTGCCGCTGGCCAGGATCTACGACGTCCCGCTGGACGACCTCGTGGGCGCCCCGCGCACCGGCGATCCCCGGATCCACCTGAAGCCGATCCGGCGGTTCGGGATGGTCTTCGTGCCGTTGTCCCGGCGGCCGGGCGGCACGCAGGCCTTCAAAATGATCATTCCGAGCCGCCCGGCACCGCTCGAACCGACCCCGCAGACCCACGAGGGCTTCGAATGGCTCTACGTGCTCAGCGGCCGGCTGCGGTTGCTGGTCGGGGAGCGGGATCTGACCCTGTCGCCCGGTGAGGCGGCCGAGTTCGACACCTCCCTGCCGCACTGGCTGGGCAGCGCCGACGGTGGCGCGGTCGAACTGCTCGTCCTCTTTGGGCTGCAAGGGGTACGGGCGCATGTGCGCGGCGGCGGCTGA
- a CDS encoding LysR family transcriptional regulator has protein sequence MTTTDVHVRELRYFVAVAEDLHFTRAAERLYVSQPALSKQVRALERQLGTDLFRRGPRGVTLTGAGAALLPHARQVLAEWAAGAAALDAVLAERRGTLTVGMSTSPGRGGLLPAIRSRFTAAHPDTVVRLRQMSWEDPTAGLADETSDLAYVWLPLPGADRYAWTVVAEEPRLVALPDTHPLTARPEVDFADLADEPFLALPPEAGVLRDFWLALDERRALGGPAAVPPRVGAEIAGTEETYEALVAGLGVCFVATGNAPLITLGGVTTRPVRGLSPSRYALAWRRRDEGRALVRGYAEACRRVVEQG, from the coding sequence ATGACGACGACGGACGTACACGTGCGGGAGTTGCGGTACTTCGTGGCGGTGGCCGAGGACCTGCACTTCACGCGGGCGGCCGAGCGGCTGTACGTGTCCCAGCCCGCGCTGAGCAAACAGGTCCGGGCGCTGGAGAGGCAGTTGGGCACTGACCTGTTCCGGCGTGGGCCGCGGGGCGTGACGCTCACCGGGGCGGGCGCTGCCCTGCTGCCGCACGCTCGTCAGGTGCTCGCCGAGTGGGCCGCGGGCGCGGCGGCCCTGGACGCCGTGCTGGCCGAACGGCGCGGCACGCTGACCGTCGGCATGAGCACCAGCCCGGGGCGCGGAGGCCTGCTGCCCGCGATCCGTTCCCGCTTCACGGCCGCCCACCCCGACACGGTCGTCCGGCTGCGGCAGATGAGCTGGGAGGACCCGACGGCCGGGCTGGCCGACGAGACGTCCGACCTCGCCTACGTGTGGCTCCCGCTGCCCGGGGCCGACCGCTACGCGTGGACCGTGGTCGCCGAGGAACCGCGCCTGGTCGCCCTCCCCGACACCCACCCCCTGACCGCCCGCCCGGAGGTCGACTTCGCCGACCTGGCCGACGAGCCGTTCCTCGCCCTGCCGCCGGAGGCGGGCGTCCTGCGCGACTTCTGGCTGGCGCTGGACGAACGGCGCGCACTGGGCGGCCCCGCGGCGGTCCCACCGCGCGTCGGCGCGGAGATCGCCGGTACGGAGGAGACGTACGAGGCCCTCGTCGCCGGCCTCGGCGTTTGCTTCGTGGCCACGGGCAACGCCCCGCTGATCACCCTGGGCGGCGTGACCACCCGTCCGGTCCGCGGCCTGAGCCCCAGCCGCTACGCCCTGGCCTGGCGCCGGCGCGACGAGGGGCGGGCGCTGGTGCGGGGGTACGCGGAGGCCTGCCGGCGGGTGGTGGAGCAGGGGTGA
- a CDS encoding oxidoreductase — MNKVWLITGASSGFGRAIAEAALADGDVVVGAARRPEALDGLVAAHPDQMEALHLDVADTAAAGDAVRDVVARHGRIDVLVNNAGRTHVGAFEETGEDELRALFDVHVFGPAALTRAVLPHMRERRSGAIVQMSSMGGQLSFAGFSAYSGTKFALEGMSEGLADEVREFGIKVLIVEPGAFRTGLFGAGSAGMSADSGVYAKVAETRGLVAGGDGNQPGDPAKAAALVLAALAAERTPLRLPLGDDGVSAVLGHLDQVREDVEAWEKRARATAFGD; from the coding sequence ATGAACAAGGTGTGGCTGATCACCGGTGCCAGCAGCGGCTTCGGGAGGGCGATCGCCGAGGCGGCCCTCGCCGACGGCGACGTGGTCGTCGGTGCGGCGCGCCGGCCCGAGGCGCTCGACGGCCTCGTGGCCGCGCACCCCGACCAGATGGAGGCGCTGCACCTGGACGTCGCCGACACGGCCGCCGCGGGTGACGCGGTGCGGGACGTGGTCGCGCGGCACGGGCGGATCGACGTCCTGGTCAACAACGCGGGTCGCACGCACGTCGGTGCCTTCGAGGAGACCGGCGAGGACGAACTGCGCGCCCTGTTCGACGTGCACGTCTTCGGGCCGGCCGCGCTGACCCGGGCCGTGCTGCCGCATATGCGGGAGCGGCGCTCGGGGGCCATCGTGCAGATGAGCAGCATGGGCGGGCAGCTGTCCTTCGCGGGCTTCTCGGCGTACAGCGGGACGAAGTTCGCGCTGGAGGGGATGTCCGAGGGGCTCGCGGACGAGGTGCGGGAGTTCGGTATCAAGGTGCTGATCGTCGAGCCGGGGGCCTTCCGGACCGGACTGTTCGGGGCCGGCAGCGCCGGGATGAGCGCGGACAGCGGCGTGTACGCCAAGGTGGCCGAAACCCGCGGGCTCGTCGCCGGCGGCGACGGGAACCAGCCGGGCGACCCCGCCAAGGCGGCGGCCCTCGTCCTCGCGGCCCTGGCGGCCGAGCGCACCCCCTTGCGCCTGCCCCTCGGCGACGACGGCGTCAGCGCGGTTCTCGGCCATCTCGACCAGGTCCGAGAGGACGTCGAGGCGTGGGAGAAGCGCGCCCGGGCCACCGCCTTCGGGGACTGA
- a CDS encoding S8 family peptidase, with translation MAVLRHDPHRTTRRRLAAVSAAATAALAASLVSALPAGAAPAAAEGRIQYQGAANAVAGSYIVTLKADEARSGSAEGRAVAKKYGADIERTYTKALNGYAVEASETEAKRLAADPAVASVVQNRTFHVTGTQPNPPSWGLDRIDQRNLPLDDSYTYPDSAGQGVTAYVIDTGVRITHNDFGGRASYGYDAIDNDNTAQDGHGHGTHVAGTVAGGAYGVAKQADIVGVRVLDNSGSGTTAQVVAGIDWVARNAVKPAVANMSLGGGADSALDTAVRNAISSGVTFVVAAGNESTNASTKSPARVTEAITVGATTSSDARAYYSNYGSVLDLFAPGSSITSAWNSGDSATNTISGTSMASPHVAGAAALHLADNPSATPAQVASALTSAATSGVVSDPGSGSPNRLLNVGDGGTTPPPTGDRFENTGDYTIRDHATVESPVTVSGVSGNAPSALSVDVNIVHSYIGDLRVQLVAPDGTAYTLKAYGTGGSANDINTTYTVNASSESANGTWKLRVSDNASWDTGRIDAWALQF, from the coding sequence ATGGCAGTGCTGCGTCACGACCCCCACCGCACCACCCGGCGAAGACTGGCCGCCGTCAGCGCCGCGGCCACCGCGGCCCTCGCCGCGAGCCTCGTTTCCGCGCTCCCCGCGGGTGCCGCCCCGGCCGCCGCGGAGGGCCGCATCCAGTACCAGGGCGCGGCGAACGCGGTCGCCGGCAGCTACATCGTGACCCTGAAGGCCGACGAGGCGAGGTCCGGTTCCGCCGAGGGCCGCGCCGTCGCGAAGAAGTACGGCGCCGACATCGAGCGCACCTACACCAAGGCCCTCAACGGCTACGCGGTCGAGGCCTCGGAGACGGAGGCGAAACGTCTCGCCGCCGACCCGGCCGTCGCCTCCGTCGTCCAGAACCGCACCTTCCACGTCACCGGCACCCAGCCCAACCCGCCCTCCTGGGGCCTGGACCGCATCGACCAGCGGAACCTCCCGCTGGACGACTCCTACACCTACCCGGACAGCGCCGGACAGGGCGTGACGGCGTACGTCATCGACACCGGCGTCCGCATCACCCACAACGACTTCGGCGGCCGCGCCTCCTACGGCTACGACGCCATCGACAACGACAACACCGCCCAGGACGGCCACGGCCACGGCACCCACGTCGCCGGAACCGTCGCGGGCGGTGCGTACGGCGTCGCCAAGCAGGCCGACATCGTCGGCGTCCGGGTCCTCGACAACTCCGGTTCCGGCACCACCGCGCAGGTCGTCGCCGGCATCGACTGGGTCGCCCGCAACGCCGTGAAGCCCGCCGTCGCCAACATGTCCCTCGGCGGTGGCGCCGACAGCGCCCTGGACACGGCCGTCCGCAACGCCATCTCCTCCGGCGTCACCTTCGTCGTCGCGGCCGGCAACGAGTCCACCAACGCCTCCACCAAGTCCCCGGCCCGGGTGACGGAGGCGATCACGGTCGGCGCCACCACCTCGAGCGACGCCCGCGCCTACTACTCCAACTACGGCTCGGTCCTCGACCTGTTCGCGCCCGGCTCGTCCATCACCTCGGCCTGGAACAGCGGCGACTCGGCCACCAACACCATCTCCGGTACGTCCATGGCGAGCCCGCACGTCGCCGGGGCCGCCGCCCTGCACCTGGCCGACAACCCCTCGGCCACCCCCGCCCAGGTCGCCTCCGCGCTGACGTCCGCCGCCACCAGCGGCGTCGTCTCGGACCCGGGCAGCGGCTCGCCCAACCGGCTGCTGAACGTCGGCGACGGCGGCACCACGCCCCCGCCCACCGGCGACCGCTTCGAGAACACCGGTGACTACACCATCCGGGACCACGCCACCGTCGAGTCCCCGGTGACGGTCTCCGGGGTCTCGGGCAACGCCCCCTCCGCGCTCTCCGTCGACGTGAACATCGTCCACAGCTACATCGGCGACCTCCGGGTCCAACTGGTCGCCCCGGACGGCACGGCGTACACGCTCAAGGCGTACGGCACCGGCGGCAGCGCCAACGACATCAACACCACGTACACCGTCAACGCCTCCTCGGAGAGCGCCAACGGCACGTGGAAGCTGCGCGTCAGCGACAACGCGTCGTGGGACACCGGACGGATCGACGCCTGGGCCCTGCAGTTCTGA
- a CDS encoding serpin family protein, producing the protein MRVRSTTVRAVNGLTARWAAGTGGGTVFSAVGVWPLLALLADGAAGAARSELEEAVGVPAGRAAPAARELLTGLGSVRGLESALGLWTKRTLELRERWEAGLPADAHGVLTGDAEADGAALDAWAAKRTGGLIERMPVRTTRDTEMVLASALALRTRWLKPFDEGSLTPESGPWEGRELAGLWRRSALLDRIGVADTPAGHVTELKVLGDTAVDVHLLLGEEGMTPGQVLGAGIGVLARRHPVTPGSRLPYGDAGPGVEVVRERTMEPEPPALDVTLPPYAVTSEHDLLDGPELFGLTTAVRRVPGHFPGVSSYPLCVESARQAALARFGARGFEAAAVTAMGAAGAGMPELRWLHTTVQAVFDRPFGFLAVHRHTRLVLAAGWVTDPEPFREDEDQY; encoded by the coding sequence ATGCGGGTGAGGAGCACGACGGTCCGGGCGGTGAACGGGCTCACGGCACGCTGGGCGGCCGGCACCGGCGGGGGCACGGTGTTCTCGGCGGTGGGCGTGTGGCCCCTGCTGGCCCTGCTCGCCGACGGCGCGGCGGGCGCGGCCCGGTCGGAGCTGGAGGAGGCGGTGGGCGTGCCCGCCGGCCGGGCGGCCCCGGCGGCCCGCGAACTGCTCACCGGCCTCGGCTCCGTACGCGGCCTGGAGAGCGCCCTGGGACTGTGGACCAAGCGCACGCTCGAGCTGCGCGAGCGGTGGGAGGCCGGGCTGCCCGCCGACGCGCACGGCGTGCTCACCGGTGACGCGGAGGCCGACGGGGCGGCGCTGGACGCCTGGGCGGCGAAACGCACGGGCGGGCTGATCGAGCGCATGCCGGTGCGGACGACGCGGGACACCGAGATGGTGCTGGCGAGCGCGCTGGCGCTGCGCACCCGGTGGCTGAAACCCTTCGACGAAGGGTCGCTCACCCCGGAGAGCGGCCCCTGGGAGGGGCGTGAGCTGGCGGGCCTGTGGCGCCGCAGCGCCCTGCTCGACCGGATCGGCGTGGCGGACACGCCGGCCGGCCACGTCACCGAGCTGAAGGTACTGGGCGACACCGCGGTGGACGTCCATCTGCTGCTCGGCGAGGAGGGCATGACGCCCGGACAGGTGCTCGGGGCGGGGATCGGCGTCCTCGCGCGCCGGCACCCGGTGACGCCGGGTTCACGTCTGCCGTACGGGGACGCGGGCCCGGGGGTCGAGGTCGTGCGGGAGCGCACGATGGAGCCCGAGCCGCCGGCGCTGGACGTGACGCTGCCGCCGTACGCGGTCACGTCCGAGCACGACCTGCTGGATGGCCCGGAGCTGTTCGGACTGACGACGGCCGTGCGGCGCGTGCCCGGTCACTTCCCCGGCGTCAGCTCGTACCCGCTGTGTGTCGAGTCGGCCCGGCAGGCCGCGCTGGCCCGGTTCGGCGCCCGGGGGTTCGAGGCCGCCGCGGTCACGGCGATGGGCGCGGCGGGCGCCGGGATGCCCGAGCTGCGCTGGCTGCACACCACCGTACAGGCCGTCTTCGACCGCCCCTTCGGCTTCCTCGCCGTCCACCGGCACACGCGCCTCGTCCTCGCGGCGGGCTGGGTCACCGACCCGGAGCCGTTCCGCGAGGACGAGGATCAATACTGA
- a CDS encoding DUF4190 domain-containing protein: MSIPPPPGPQDPFSQGQYPQQRYHQGPYAYPPRQPQYPGGAWGQPYGAHPRQPPVNGFAIAAFVLGVLCCVPAVGLVLGLVALARIRKRGERGKGFAVAGSVLSSVGLVLWAVTLSTGAAADFWDGFRDAARGEGTAYALEKGECFTTPSGSLQGVTYDVDQVPCAREHDGEVFAAFDLPGGAYPGDAEITRVADERCYALQDSYAMDRWALPADVDVYYLTPTARSWRGGDREVTCLFGSTDERGTLTGSLRNDGTTLDPDQHTYLSAESQLNLAMDEMPVTRAVEQDLAGYKHWAARMSAALERETGMLRGHSWHAGAEQPVAGLVEDLETAREEFGLASGAADAGTYYLHLDKALSLIEGDSTVTARESLGLDTTPPVYDESGDGGGESPGKEV, encoded by the coding sequence GTGTCCATACCGCCGCCGCCCGGCCCCCAAGATCCCTTCTCCCAGGGGCAGTACCCGCAGCAGCGGTACCACCAGGGCCCGTACGCGTACCCGCCGCGCCAGCCGCAGTACCCGGGCGGAGCCTGGGGCCAGCCCTACGGGGCCCACCCCCGGCAGCCGCCCGTCAACGGCTTCGCCATCGCCGCGTTCGTGCTGGGCGTCCTGTGCTGCGTGCCCGCGGTCGGGCTGGTGCTGGGCCTGGTCGCGCTGGCCCGCATCAGGAAGCGGGGCGAGCGGGGCAAGGGCTTCGCGGTGGCCGGTTCCGTGCTGTCCTCCGTGGGGCTGGTCCTGTGGGCGGTGACGCTCTCCACTGGTGCCGCCGCCGACTTCTGGGACGGCTTCCGGGACGCCGCGCGGGGCGAGGGCACCGCGTACGCGCTCGAGAAGGGCGAGTGCTTCACCACCCCCAGCGGCTCCCTTCAAGGGGTGACGTACGACGTCGACCAGGTGCCGTGCGCGCGGGAGCACGACGGCGAGGTGTTCGCCGCCTTCGACCTGCCGGGCGGCGCCTACCCCGGCGACGCGGAGATCACCCGGGTCGCCGACGAACGGTGCTACGCCCTCCAGGACTCCTACGCCATGGACCGCTGGGCCCTGCCGGCCGACGTGGACGTGTACTACCTGACGCCGACCGCGCGGAGCTGGCGCGGCGGCGACCGGGAGGTCACCTGCCTGTTCGGGAGCACGGACGAGCGGGGCACGCTGACCGGCTCCCTGCGCAACGACGGTACGACGCTCGACCCCGACCAGCACACCTATCTGTCGGCGGAGTCCCAGCTCAACCTGGCGATGGACGAAATGCCCGTGACCCGGGCGGTCGAGCAGGACCTCGCGGGATACAAGCACTGGGCGGCGCGCATGTCGGCGGCGCTCGAACGGGAGACCGGGATGCTTCGCGGGCACAGCTGGCACGCCGGCGCCGAGCAGCCGGTCGCCGGCCTGGTCGAGGACCTGGAGACCGCCCGGGAGGAGTTCGGCCTCGCCTCCGGGGCGGCCGACGCCGGCACGTACTACCTCCACCTCGACAAGGCCCTCTCGCTCATCGAGGGCGACAGCACGGTGACCGCTCGCGAGTCCCTGGGCCTGGACACCACGCCGCCGGTCTACGACGAGTCCGGTGACGGCGGGGGAGAGAGCCCCGGCAAGGAGGTGTGA